A part of Helicobacter fennelliae genomic DNA contains:
- a CDS encoding Fic family protein: protein MKHSMHKMQGLSGYDKARISYLESALTQIQNDKYYPSFLDKLTHLCFACVKFHPFLDGNKRTALLLSKAFVMLNCPETLNKDFYQRLEDVVVGVAEDRISKEQLKEVFARLLIQKA, encoded by the coding sequence ATGAAACATTCAATGCACAAAATGCAAGGTTTGAGTGGCTATGACAAGGCGCGCATAAGCTATTTAGAATCTGCGCTTACACAAATCCAAAATGACAAATACTATCCAAGTTTTTTGGATAAACTCACACATTTATGCTTTGCCTGCGTGAAGTTTCATCCATTTTTAGATGGAAATAAGCGCACCGCACTTTTACTCTCAAAGGCTTTTGTCATGCTAAATTGTCCTGAAACTTTAAACAAAGATTTCTACCAAAGGCTAGAAGATGTCGTAGTGGGCGTAGCAGAGGATAGAATCTCAAAAGAGCAATTAAAAGAGGTTTTTGCAAGGCTACTAATTCAAAAAGCCTAA
- a CDS encoding type II toxin-antitoxin system mRNA interferase toxin, RelE/StbE family: MTKYEVRYSKAFKKGLKKLKNNAKALECTKEVITKLANDESLAPKHRDHNLQGKHVGL; this comes from the coding sequence ATGACTAAATACGAGGTGCGGTATTCTAAGGCTTTTAAAAAAGGCTTAAAAAAGCTAAAAAACAATGCAAAAGCCTTAGAATGCACTAAAGAGGTTATCACAAAGCTTGCAAATGATGAGAGTTTAGCACCAAAGCACAGAGACCACAACCTGCAAGGCAAGCATGTGGGGCTTTAG
- the aroQ gene encoding type II 3-dehydroquinate dehydratase, with product MKILVIQGPNLNLLGHRDPRIYGPMTLQQIHENMKAVGSQNNIDLEFFQSNFEGEIIDKIQECVGGEYDGVIINPGAYAHTSIAIADAIMSAGVPVVEVHISNILAREEFRQKSYTASVCAGVITGFGAYGYHLALIAIGQIVTEVKAYQQSQQNQQSQQAQQASNNENI from the coding sequence ATGAAAATCTTAGTTATCCAAGGACCAAATCTCAATCTCTTAGGACATAGAGATCCTAGAATCTATGGACCAATGACTTTACAGCAAATCCACGAAAACATGAAAGCTGTCGGAAGTCAAAACAATATCGATCTTGAGTTTTTCCAAAGCAACTTTGAGGGCGAGATCATCGACAAAATCCAAGAATGTGTCGGCGGAGAATATGATGGAGTCATCATTAATCCGGGTGCATACGCTCACACTTCAATCGCCATTGCTGATGCGATCATGTCCGCTGGAGTTCCTGTCGTGGAAGTGCATATTAGCAATATCCTAGCTCGCGAGGAATTCAGACAAAAAAGCTACACAGCAAGCGTGTGTGCGGGCGTGATTACAGGATTTGGGGCATATGGTTATCATCTCGCACTCATTGCAATCGGGCAAATCGTTACTGAAGTCAAAGCCTATCAACAATCTCAGCAAAACCAACAATCTCAACAAGCCCAACAAGCAAGCAATAATGAAAACATTTGA
- a CDS encoding M24 family metallopeptidase, whose product MKTFDFISSDESAQYYETGYSCDNAIILKLQKDIFFITDSRYTTEAKQNLHPRIILMESRFLIDKAIEILKTAKIKTLHFDSTKLSVCNYEKLRSSLNHTELIASPNFHQKMRIIKSQEQIKLIKYSQYLNKKAYKKFAKKIQSNMTEKALYALAKQILEDSGEYDLSFNPILGINANAAKPHALPSHTKLRSGNLLLFDAGIKYKRYCSDRTRTAFFDGNALHFQKTQKFKEKKLQKIYDIVLKAQESTIKKIRAGMSGKEIDAIARDIISKAGFGAYFSHSTGHGIGLDIHELPFISSKSETIIEDGMVFSIEPGIYIPDKYGVRIEDLVVIKNGKAEVL is encoded by the coding sequence ATGAAAACATTTGATTTTATCAGTAGCGATGAGAGCGCGCAGTATTATGAGACGGGATATAGTTGCGATAATGCGATTATTTTGAAACTTCAAAAAGATATATTTTTTATCACGGATTCTCGCTACACCACTGAAGCGAAGCAAAATCTCCACCCACGCATCATACTTATGGAGTCTCGCTTTTTGATTGACAAGGCTATCGAGATTCTCAAAACCGCAAAAATCAAAACACTTCATTTTGATTCTACCAAGCTTAGCGTGTGCAATTATGAGAAATTGCGATCAAGCCTCAACCACACAGAGCTTATCGCCTCGCCAAATTTTCATCAAAAAATGCGTATCATCAAAAGCCAAGAGCAAATCAAGCTCATCAAATACTCTCAATACCTCAACAAAAAAGCTTATAAAAAATTTGCCAAAAAAATCCAGTCAAATATGACTGAAAAAGCACTTTATGCGCTAGCTAAGCAGATTCTAGAAGATAGTGGAGAATATGATTTGAGTTTTAATCCGATTTTAGGTATCAATGCCAATGCCGCCAAACCACACGCCCTACCCTCTCACACAAAGCTAAGAAGTGGCAATCTCTTGCTCTTTGATGCAGGAATCAAATACAAAAGATATTGCTCAGATCGCACAAGGACGGCGTTTTTTGATGGCAATGCCCTGCATTTCCAAAAAACACAAAAATTCAAAGAGAAAAAACTTCAAAAAATCTATGACATCGTCCTCAAAGCCCAAGAAAGCACAATCAAAAAAATCCGCGCAGGAATGAGTGGCAAAGAAATCGATGCAATCGCGCGAGATATTATCAGCAAAGCCGGGTTTGGAGCGTATTTTTCACATAGCACAGGGCATGGAATCGGGCTAGATATACACGAGCTTCCTTTCATCTCATCAAAAAGCGAGACAATCATTGAAGATGGAATGGTATTTTCTATCGAGCCCGGAATCTACATTCCCGATAAATATGGCGTCCGCATAGAAGATCTTGTCGTAATCAAAAACGGCAAAGCCGAAGTGCTGTGA
- a CDS encoding ABC transporter ATP-binding protein, translating to MSLFSIRHLCFSRNTQPILKDISFSLQKAEVLSILGPNGVGKTTLMKCILGLLKFQSGEGLLYDKPLGLFGKEIWKYISYVPQAKHNILNIKVLDMVALGLNPKIVFKPNAKDFDRAKATLSKLKIAHLEQKSCALLSGGELQMVLFARALVSEPKLIVLDEPESNLDFANQKIILETLKSLNQEGVSIIFNTHFPAHALYLSHKVLLLQKLDSSKQGNGLFGRADEILTPENLSQIYGVQIEFIDRSHHDEFVVCV from the coding sequence ATGAGTTTGTTTAGTATACGTCATCTCTGCTTTTCGCGAAATACGCAACCGATTTTAAAAGACATTAGTTTCTCACTTCAAAAAGCAGAAGTGTTGAGTATCTTAGGACCAAATGGCGTAGGCAAAACAACATTGATGAAGTGCATTCTTGGGTTGCTTAAGTTTCAAAGTGGCGAGGGATTATTGTATGATAAGCCATTGGGGCTTTTTGGCAAGGAGATTTGGAAATACATCTCGTATGTGCCACAAGCAAAGCATAATATCCTTAATATCAAAGTGCTTGATATGGTGGCTTTGGGGCTGAATCCAAAGATTGTCTTTAAGCCAAATGCAAAGGATTTTGATAGGGCAAAAGCCACACTCTCAAAGCTCAAAATCGCTCATCTTGAGCAAAAATCTTGCGCGCTTCTAAGTGGCGGAGAGCTTCAAATGGTGCTTTTTGCGCGTGCTTTGGTGAGCGAGCCAAAGCTCATCGTGCTTGATGAGCCAGAATCTAATCTTGACTTTGCAAATCAAAAAATCATCTTAGAGACTCTAAAATCGCTTAATCAAGAAGGCGTGAGTATTATTTTTAATACCCATTTTCCAGCGCACGCGCTCTATCTCTCGCATAAAGTTTTGCTACTCCAAAAGCTAGATTCTAGTAAGCAAGGCAATGGACTTTTTGGCAGGGCAGATGAGATTCTCACACCAGAGAATCTAAGTCAAATTTATGGCGTCCAAATCGAATTTATCGATAGATCACATCATGATGAATTTGTCGTATGTGTGTGA